The Coccidioides posadasii str. Silveira chromosome 3, complete sequence genome contains a region encoding:
- the ORC2 gene encoding Origin recognition complex subunit 2 (BUSCO:386245at4751~EggNog:ENOG410PIIK~COG:L~BUSCO:6057at33183) encodes MKRKQSLASSDDDPLQVEESTPRKRRASPDDPETPQTSTPLSRLRSRSKPNHGHPPVDSPTPKPKRKPVLSTPNKTSKSRGIASDTPSRIKNADRSAKKKSAAILFNPNEDDLWNGGEKLAREIWDIEEETEGEDEINGILDTNEVPEAAKDGLNKSTGAPECNRQPRTRARRRTPTPDGDLPSHERYFFQNRPGRMLTSDNTLSKLTLLTHEEYFDQLEKLDDPQSKEKEALIDIHERSFPQWNFELIEGFNICLYGYGSKRNLVQRFAGWLYERYSDPPTIVVVNGYATNVTLRSILATIISAVMGPEAPTKLGTQPSEVLDVLQSNLNVRPPKHSITVIINSIDAPPLRRQTHQTLLARLASLPHINIVATADTPNFLLLWDIGLRDQFNFAFHDCTTFAPYDAELNVVDEVHSLLGRKVRRIGGKQGVGFVLKSLPENTRKLYRLLVTELLTMLGDQNISEGEVDQATTDPRDKTGNERRETVIEWRTLFHKATEEFISSSELMFRTQLKEFYDHQMIIPRTDSSGVEMLGVPLSQEEMESVLEDLVIEQ; translated from the coding sequence GGTTGCGAAGTCGCTCTAAGCCCAACCATGGCCACCCTCCGGTCGACTCGCCCACCCCTAAGCCTAAAAGGAAACCGGTCCTTTCGACACCTAacaaaacctcaaaatctCGCGGTATAGCCAGTGATACCCCTTCAAGAATCAAGAATGCCGATCGTtctgccaaaaaaaaaagtgcGGCAATCCTTTTCAATCCAAATGAAGACGACTTGTGGAATGGCGGGGAGAAGTTGGCGCGTGAGATATGGGATATCGAGGAGGAGACTGAAGGTGAAGACGAGATCAACGGGATTCTGGATACAAACGAGGTCCCCGAGGCGGCAAAGGATGGCTTAAACAAGTCCACCGGTGCACCAGAGTGCAACAGACAACCCAGAACGCGGGCCAGGCGACGAACGCCGACCCCTGACGGTGACCTTCCGTCTCATGAAAGATACTTCTTCCAAAACCGCCCTGGGCGAATGTTGACGTCGGATAATACTCTTTCCAAACTAACTTTGCTGACGCATGAGGAATATTTTGACCAGTTGGAGAAACTGGATGACCCACAGTCTAAAGAAAAGGAGGCTCTAATCGACATCCATGAGCGATCATTCCCGCAATGGAATTTTGAATTAATTGAAGGGTTTAATATATGCCTATATGGATATGGCTCTAAGCGAAATCTTGTACAGCGATTTGCAGGTTGGCTATATGAACGGTATAGCGACCCTCCTACTATTGTCGTGGTGAATGGTTATGCGACCAATGTTACTCTCAGATCTATTCTTGCAACAATAATAAGCGCAGTCATGGGTCCTGAGGCTCCAACAAAGCTCGGAACACAACCGTCTGAGGTCTTGGATGTGTTGCAGTCCAATCTCAACGTGAGACCGCCAAAGCATTCAATAACAGTCATCATAAACTCCATAGATGCGCCCCCGTTACGCCGTCAGACCCATCAGACTCTTCTAGCACGCCTTGCCAGCCTTCCTCATATCAATATTGTTGCTACCGCCGATACACCtaattttcttctcttgtggGATATCGGGCTCCGAGATCAATTTAATTTCGCCTTTCATGATTGCACTACCTTTGCTCCATATGATGCGGAGCTCAACGTTGTTGACGAAGTCCACAGCCTCCTTGGCCGCAAAGTTCGCCGGATAGGTGGAAAGCAAGGGGTCGGCTTTGTTCTCAAAAGTCTTCCAGAGAACACCCGGAAATTATATCGTCTCCTTGTTACAGAGCTTCTCACTATGCTGGGAGATCAAAATATTTCAGAAGGCGAGGTGGACCAAGCGACCACTGACCCGCGTGATAAAACTGGCAATGAGCGGAGGGAAACGGTGATTGAATGGCGCACGTTATTCCACAAGGCTACTGAAGAATTCATCTCTTCCTCGGAACTGATGTTCCGGACGCAACTTAAAGAATTTTATGACCACCAGATGATCATCCCGCGGACAGACTCGAGTGGCGTGGAAATGCTTGGAGTCCCTCTTTCTCAAGAGGAGATGGAGAGTGTTCTAGAAGATCTTGTCATAGAGCAGTGA
- a CDS encoding uncharacterized protein (SECRETED:SignalP(1-33)~EggNog:ENOG410PSED~COG:S~BUSCO:15864at33183), which produces MASQFLRFVNRPLLLSMPLAASFLLFCPKPAVVIHCDYAPRTPGQPAWCSRPSPLEGDCSFGSLNPHTVRQISLGSVLGLVAGVGLRIFSRTLTFTLGVAILLIEWAASKGYNIVPPKFLQRYVKSVDVRRAVTKNLAFKASFGTTLMLSAFSEF; this is translated from the exons CTTCTCCTGTCTATGCCACTTGCCGCTTCATTCCTCTTGTTTTGTCCCAAGCCGGCCGTTGTAATCCACTGCGACTACGCTCCGCGGACTCCTGGCCAGCCAGCCTGGTGCTCTCGCCCTTCTCCCCTTGAGGGAGATTGCTCCTTCGGTAGCTTGAATCCACATACGGTTCGCCAGATCAGTCTAGGTAGTGTGCTCGGGTTGGTCGCTGGTGTGGgattaagaatattctcgAGGACCCTGACGTTTACATTGGGTGTTGCCATATTGCTCATCGAG TGGGCAGCATCCAAAGGATACAATATCGTCCCCCCCAAATTCCTTCAGCGGTATGTCAAGTCCGTCGATGTCCGGCGAGCGGTTACAAAGAACTTGGCTTTTAAAGCAAGTTTCGGGACGACGTTGATGCTCTCTGCATTTTCGGAGTTTTAA